In one window of Falco cherrug isolate bFalChe1 chromosome 10, bFalChe1.pri, whole genome shotgun sequence DNA:
- the NECAB3 gene encoding N-terminal EF-hand calcium-binding protein 3 isoform X3, whose translation MWPTSVCAGNVDTEKLCDYFSAYLGEYRNVLSALEALNSAVLAAMDKTKLRYETSSKMEQFLTRFLLRETMHQLQSLQASLECAVDTVEEQAGRERKDIKKPEASVGLRSGRRCGRRGQKNVCLSPTDPYSGMLTTGVCVEDNSQWMAQINRLQQLIEKLECKSPRLEPLKEEAMCKGRDAHILVAKRQISVATSGIEEFRQAFRSYTEVTAGQSSCLHVSACKLTDEACFILYEFWQDVTSWRSHLQSSCSKTFQRSIISLLESPELLTTMLFPASWWIMNNN comes from the exons TAACGTGGACACAGAGAAATTGTGTG ATTATTTCTCGGCGTATCTCGGAGAATACAGGAACGTGCTTTCGGCCCTGGAAGCCCTCAACTCTGCAGTCCTGGCAGCCATGGACAAAACCAAGCTG agGTATGAGACCTCCTCGAAGATGGAGCAGTTCCTGACCCGTTTCCTGCTACGGGAAACCATGCACCAGCTGCAGTCCCTGCAGGCCTCGCTTGAGTGTGCCGTGGACACCGTGGAGGAGCAGGCGGGACGGGAGAG AAAGGACATAAAGAAACCTGAGGCCTCAGTTGGCCTGAGGTCAGGGAGACGATGTGGGCGCAGAGGACAGAAGAACGTCTGTCTGTCTCCGACAGACCCCTATTCTGGGATGCTAACGACAG GTGTTTGTGTTGAAGACAACAGCCAGTGGATGGCACAGATCAACAGGCTCCAGCAGCTCATCGAGAAGCTAGAGTGCAAG AGCCCACGCCTGGAGCCGCTGAAGGAGGAAGCCATGTGCAAAGGGAGAGATGCA CACATCCTGGTGGCAAAGAGGCAGATCTCGGTGGCAACAAGCGGCATTGAGGAGTTCCGCCAGGCATTCCGGTCCTACACGGAGGTCACCGCcgggcagagcagctgcctgca CGTGTCCGCCTGCAAGCTGACGGACGAGGCCTGCTTCATCCTTTACGAGTTCTGGCAGGATGTGACTTCATGGAGAAG CCACTTGCAGTCCAGCTGCAGCAAGACTTTCCAGCGGTCCATCATCAGCCTGCTGGAGTCCCCGGAGCTGCTGACCACCATGCTCTTCCCAG caTCCTGGTGGATCATGAACAACAACTGa